One Pseudomonas sp. MM213 genomic window, ATCGCCGGACCTTTGAATTCGTTGGCGCCAGGAATGCTGAATCCCTGGGACAGATAATCGGTTTGTGCCTGACGCGACGCCTGTCCATAAAGCTGATCCCAGGCCGAGGGCGCAGCGTCTTCGATGGTCAGGTGTGAACTTCGCAGATCAGGCCTGGCGCTGAAGCGCCCAGGGTAGTTGGTAGCGAGCGCAGGCAAGGTGAGCACCGGGACCTCCTGGTCATACCAGGGGGTTGTTTCTTCCTCGGCAGGCGAGGCCTGCACTTCCATGGATGAGCACAGCAAGAGTGAACTCGACACCGTGCAAAAAGTAACTTTGATCTCTTGTGGGGTGAATGAAGTTTTCATGGAGGTCTACCTTGCAGTCGCATGTGGTATCTCGCTCTGGCGTCTCTCCTACCCCTGATTGAGGGGCGACCGAATGGACTGGGGCAAGCCGCTGGCGGCCCGTTCTGACGGGTGTCTGGGGGTTGCTCCGGGTGGTACTTCCGGGGGTAGTAACGTCAAGTCAAGAAGACCGATGGCGTCGCGTCAAGAAAATGAACGATAAGCGGTATGTCTAATTTAGCCGTTGCAACTAATTGTTTTTTGGCGTTTATCTAAGTTCTTGTTTGTACGAAAAATCATCGTGAAAGTATTGTTCCAGAGGCGTTTGAGCAGCCGACGGTCGGTAAGAAAGTCGATGTGAACGGCGAGATTCACAGTCGCATCCCTTAGAACATTACTGTCAATATCAATGATGCCTGACGGATCAGGTCTGAAACACTAAAGACGCACTTCCACCGCCAACGGCAAATGATCCGACAGATGCGTCCACGGCTTGCTGCCCAATATCCGCGGCTCATGGCTGCTGGCATTGCGCAGATAGATCCGGTCCAGGCGCAGTAACGGAAACCGTGCCGGATAGGTTTTTGCCGGGCGACCATGGTGGCGCTCGAAGGCTTCGTGCAGGTAGTCGTGGCGGGCGAGGGCGGCGTTGCCTTGTAGCTGCCAGTCGTTGAAGTCGCCGGCGATGATCACCGGTGCATCGTCGGGTAAAGACTCAAGCAGTTGGCAGAGTAACTGGAGCTGCAACTGACGATGACTTTCCAGCAGGCTCAGGTGTACGCAAATCGCGTGGACTTCGGCGTGGCCCGGTACGTCGAGCAGGCAATGCAGCAGACCGCGGCGCTCGGGGCCGGTGATCGAGACGTCGAGGTTGCGGTATTCGCGGATCGGGTATTTTGACAGCAGCGCGTTACCGTGGTGACCGTTGGGGTAGACCGCATTGCGGCCGTAGGCGAAATCGCTCCACATGCTGTCGGCGAGGAACTCGTATTGCGAGGTCTGCGGCCAGTTGTTGAGGCGGGAAGAATGGCGTTCGTGTTCGCCGACGACTTCCTGCAGGAACACCAGGTCGGCGGATGTACTGCGTACCGCTTCACGCAGTTCCGGGAGGATGAAGCGTCGGTTTAGCGCGGTGAAGCCCTTGTGGGTGTTGACCGTCAGTACTCTGAGTCGATGAATCGCCGGCGGCGTGTTCAATGGCGTCGATTCGACGGTCTGGCGCTTGGAATCACTGGTCACTTTGACTCCTCTGAATCAGGCTGGCTTATGTATGCGACTGATGCGGGGGCGGGCAGTTCAGTTTGAGCATGCGCTGCGGTCCGACTTGCCGGCGATGGCGTCTTCAAGATTAGCGCACGGTTCAAGGGCCTCATCGCCAGCAAGCTGGCTCCTACAGGGGTGGGGGCAATTTCGAGCGGGTGATCGACACAAACCTGTAGGAGCTGGCTTGCCGGCGATGGCGTCCGCAAGAATAACGCACGGTTCAAGGGCCTCATCGCCAGCAAGCCGGCTCCTACGGGTGCGGGGGTAAATTCAAACCTGTGATCGACACAACCTTGTAGGAGCTGGCTTGCTAGCGATGGCGTCCGCAAGATTAGCGCAAGGTTCAAGGGCCTCATCGCCGGCAAGCTGGCTCCTGCAGGGGGTGTTGGTTTAGACGAAGACGATTTCATAGGGCAACCGCATGCGTTCCAGCAGCACCCGGGGCAGCAGCGGGGCGATACCGATGGCGGGTTCGCCGTCGAGCTGGCTGGCGTAGGCGTGGGTGGCGTGGCTTTTGCGCGCAACGGTCCAGGTGTCGAGGCGAACCTTGCGGGCGCGGTGCCACGGGATCAGCCCTCGATCACGCGTGGGCCAATGCCACGCCCAGACGGGCACTTCGTTGAACGCTGCACCGACCGAGGCGGCGGCTTTGGCACTGGCGCGGCCGACGACGTCGTGGTCGACATTGCCGTCCTCGCTCCAGGTGCTGAACACCACATCACCAGGCCGCAAGTACCGCGCGATGAATTGAGTCAACTGAAGTTCGCGCTCAGCCAGGGCGTTGTCGGTGAACCCACCGCGAATCCACTTCAGGCTGTGCATCGGCAAACCGAGGCGGCGCAAGGCTTCGACGCTTTCCTGGGGACGAAACACGCTGAGGCGTTTCTCCGACCATTGCTGTGACCCCGGATGGCTGGCGCTGCCGTCGGTGATCGAGATCAATTGCAGGGGATGGCCCAGAGCGCTGAGTAATTGCAGCAGTCCGCCGCAGGTCACGACTTCATCGCCGGGGTGCGGCGCGATCACCACGGCGCGGGCGCCGGGCGGGACCAGGGTCTGGGTGTTGATGACGGGAATGTTGTCGAGCTGAGGCGCGTTGTTCCAGATCTGTGCAGTAAGGCTGCTGTCGCTGATGGAAACGGATTTCATCGGGCTACGTCCTTGTTCTAATTGATAGCAATGTGCCGCTCTCCGAACCCTGGATTGCCGCGAGCAGAGTATTGCTCAAGTCACGCTATTCGTCGCGTCGATGTTCCCACCGGTACATATTTTTCTCCGGGCTGTGCCAGGTCGCGCAATTTTCGCTGGAGTCGCTCCAGTGTCCGGCCGCTGCCTGGCCATGTAGAAACCCCCGTAGGTTCATTTCACTCTTCTTCCTCACGCTGCAATTCGAACAGCAGCAGCGAACGGCCGGTGACCGAATATTCGTGGCCGAACTCAAAGCGCTCCTGACCGCGGATCGATGGCTGATTGGTGTCGACCATGCAGGTCCAGAACCTGCCATCCGGCACTTGCGGCAAGGTGAAGTTGACGATGTCGTGGTGCGCGTTGACCACCAGTAGCAAGGTGGCATCACCGCCCTTGCGGCGAATCCCGGTTTCCTGGGCTCGGCCATCGAGCAGCATGCCGAGGCATTTGCCGTGGGATTCCTCCCATTGTTCGGTGCTCATCTCGCTGCCATCCGGCGCCAGCCAGGTGACGTCCTTGACGCCGATGTCTTCGTTGTAATTGCCCACCAGGAAGCGCCCGCGTCGCAGGATCGGGTAGGCCAGGCGCAACTTGATCAGGCGTTTGACGAACTTCAGCAACGCCTTGCCATCTTCACTCAGGTCCCAATTGACCCAGCCGATTTCACTGTCCTGGCAATAGGCATTGTTGTTGCCGTCCTGGGTGCGGGCGAACTCGTCACCGGCCACCAGCATCGGCGTGCCCTGGGACAGCAGCAGGGTGGCGAAGAAGTTGCGCATCTGCCGCTGGCGGAGCGCATTGATCTCGGGATCGTCAGTCGGGCCTTCGACGCCGTGGTTCCAGGACAGGTTGTTGTTGCTGCCGTCCTGGTTGTTCTCGTCGTTGGCTTCGTTGTGTTTTTCGTTGTACGACACCAGGTCGTTGAGGGTGAAGCCATCGTGAGCGGTGACGAAGTTCACCGATGCGTAGGGCCGCCGACCACGCTGATTGAACATTTCACCGGAGGCAGTCATCCGGCTGGCGAAGTCAGCGAGTTGGCCGTCGTCGCCTTTCCAGAACGCGCGTACGGTGTCGCGGAATTTGTCGTTCCATTCGACCCAGCCCGGTGGAAAGCGACCGACCTGATAACCACCGGGACCAATGTCCCACGGCTCGGCAATCATTTTTACCTGGCGCAGTACAGGGTCCTGGCGGCAGGCAACGAGGAAGCTGTGACGTTCATCGAAACCGTCGTGGTAGCGCCCGAGAATGGTCGCCAGATCGAAGCGGAACCCGTCCACGTGCATTTCCGAAGCCCAGTAGCGCAGGGAGTCGGTGACCATTTGCAGCACGCACGGGTGACTCAGGTCCAGGGTGTTGCCGGTGCCGGAATCGTTGATGTAGAAGCGCTTGTCGTCGGGCATCAAGCGGTAATACGAGGCGTTGTCGATGCCGCGCATCGACAGGGTCGGACCCTGTTCGTTGCCCTCGGCGGTATGGTTGTACACCACGTCGAGAATCACCTCCAGATTGGCTTCGTGCAGGTGCGCGACCATTTCCTTGAACTCGGCGATCTTGCCGCTTGCCAGGTAGCGCGGGTCCGGCGCAAAAAACGCGATGCTGTTGTAGCCCCAGTAATTGGTCATGCCTTTGTGCAACAAGTGCTGGTCATTCACGAACGCGTGAATCGGCAGCAATTCCACGGTCGACACGCCGAGCTTGCGGATGTGTTCCAGCATGTCATCGACCATCAACCCGGCGAAGGTGCCACGCACGCTCTCGGGGACAGACGGGTGACGCATGCTGAAGCCGCGCACGTGAGTTTCGTAAATGATCGTTTTGTCCCACGGCACGCTGACGCGGTGGTCGTGGCCCCAGGTGTGCGCCGGGTCGATCACCTTGCATTTCGGTACGAACGGCGCGCTGTCGCGTTCGTCAAAACTGAGGTCGGCGTCGGGGTGGCCGATGGTGTAGCCGAACAGTGCTTCGGACCACTTCAACTGGCCGACCAGTTGTTTGGCGTAGGGGTCGATCAACAGTTTGTTGTGATTGAAGCGATGCCCGTTGGCCGGGTCATACGGGCCATAAACACGGTAGCCGTAGATCAGCCCCGGATGAGCGTCGGGGAGGTAGCCGTGGTAGATCTCGTCGGTGTATTCCGGCAGTTCGATGCGCTCCAGTTCAACTTCGCCGGCGTCATCGAAGATGCACAGTTCAACTCGGGTCGCGTTGGCGGAGAACAAGGCGAAGTTGACCCCCAGACCATCCCAGGTGGCGCCTAGCGGAAAGGGCAGGCCTTCCCGGATTCGCGAAGCCTCGGCCTGAGGTTCTGGCGCGGCTTTTTTTGGACTGGTCATAGATGCTCCTGCAATTGGGGAATCCCCTGTAGGAGCGAGGCTTGCCCGCGAAGGCGGCGTGTCAGGCGATTCGAATGTTGAATGACACACCGCTTTCGCGGGCAAGCCTCGCTCCTACAGGTTTATCGGGGGCGAACGTGCCCACGGTGGCGAGAGGTCGCTCGCCACAAGGTCAGTCAGGACAATGCCGGGAAGCGTCAGACCGCAGGCGGTTTACGCGCTGCGCGAGGTTTCTTCTCGGTGGATTTTTCCCCGGGCGGGATCACCTTTGCCGCAGCGGCGGGTTTCGCCTTGGCTTTGGTTTTCGGCTCGCCAGCCTTGCCGTTGGCGGTTTTGCTGACGGCAGGCTTGGTGCCTGCCGCTTTGCTGCCGGCCGCCTTGGGCGATTTGCTGGGGGCCAGGGCTTCGGCTTCTGCCAGTTTTCGAGCCATCTCCCAGTGCCGGGCTTCATGGCCCTCGGGTTTTCCTTCCGATTCCCAGATCTGATAGGCAAATTCGCGGATGCGTTTATCGTCGGTACTCATCGCTATGCTCCTGAACTGAACTCAAAGTTTTGGATAAAGAGATTGACCGGGAAATCCCCCAGCGCGGCGCCAATCATCAGCTCCTTGTGTTCTGTGACTGCGACGCTGGAAAAAAGTCCCTTCAGGTTTTCGGCAGGGGTGGTAAACGGTAATTTGACTCGCGTATCGCCCCACTGCGGCGCGCCGATATGGGGTTCGGCACTGTTTTTCAGCAGGCCTGCACAACGTATCGGGACGATCACGATGGCCTGCTTCTGGTTGTACGAGCGCGCAAATGCCAGCACCCGATGTGCCTCGCAGCCGACCACTTCCAGCGCTTGATACGTCCCGCGTTGAAACAGCTCGGCCTGTTGGGCGCGCAGGTTTAATGTGCGCGCGATCAAGGTTTGTTTGATGCGCCCGTCACGCCAGTTGGCCAGCAGTTCCGGCAGTTCCGGCGGACGTTGCATGGCGTGTTGGCGACTCGCGTAATCCACCGGGCGACGGTTGTCCGGATCGACCAGCGAGAAGTCCCAGTACTCGTTGCCTTGGTAAAGGTCCGCAATGCCCGGCACGGTCATGCGCAGCAAGGTTTGCGCCAATCCGTTGAGTGCGCCGGATGCAGCGATGGACGTCACGGCTTTGCTCAGGGCTGCGCGCAGCAGCTCGGCTTCGGGGCTTAGCAGCAGACGTTCGATGAACGCCTGGGTCGCACGTTCATACGCATCGTTCGGCGCGCTCCAGCTGCTTTGCAGCTTGGCTTCACGCAAGGCTTTCTGCTGCCACTGCCAGAGACGTTTGACGTAGTCCTCGAGCGCGGGCCGATCGTCGACGCGCAGTTCCAGTGGCCAACTGCCGAGAATCGCCTGATACAGAATCAATTCATCGCCCGCCGACGGCATCGCATCGTCGGCGCGCACCGGCCGGGCCAGCGTCTGCCAGAGCGGCACCTGCTCGGCGAACCACGCGCTGCGCTCGCTCAACACCGCCAGCCTGGCGCGGGTGTCTTCGCCGCGTTTGTGGTCGTGAGTCGCGGTGGTCAGCAGGTTGTCGGGGAATTCTTCGAGACGATTGAGGCACGCGGCATGGAAGTCAGCCACCGGTGCACTGAATTGTTCTGTGTTGAACCCCACGTCATTGCGCGACAGCAAAACCGCCGAGCGATAAAACGCGGTGTCCTCGACGGCCTTCGCCGCTGCCGGTGAAGTCAACTGCTGAAAACGCACGCAGGCATGCTTGAGCATCTTGCGCGGGCGGCCCACCGGGCGTTTGCGCCAGGGTGCGCCGCCCAGCCATCGGGCCAGACAATCGAGCACCGGCCAATCGGCTTCGCTGAGGTTTTGCCGCGCGCCGTCCATGGCTTGCTGAAAAAACCCATCGTCCTCAACGGAGCGCCCACAAGGGCTGATGTAGGTGCGATACACCGGGAAGTGCACGATCAGCTCCTGCAACGCCCGACGAATCGCGCCGAGGGTCAGGTCGCGGGTCATCACATCATCCCGGGCCACTTGCAGCAGCGCCTGGGCGACACTTTCGAAGTCGCCGGCAAGCGAACCGTTGAGAATTTGCTGACGGGCAAGGTGTGCTTCCTGACGGAAATCGGCGGGCCGTTCGCTGAAGCGGTTCCACAATTCGCCGAGAGTTTGCGTACCAGCGGGATCATGTTGCAGCAACGACACCTGGTTCATGAATTCATAACCGGTGGTGCCATCCACCGACCAGTCACGGTGCAGGGTTTCACCTTCGCCGAGAATCTTCTCGACGTAGATCGGCAGGTGTCGGCCCGGCGCCAGGCTGTCGATCCGGCGCCGCAGTTTGCGGCAATAACCGCGCGGATCGGCGAGGCCATCGATGTGGTCAATGCGCAGGCCGTCGATCAGGCCTTCGGCGACCAGTTCGAAGATTTTTGCGTGAGTGGCTTCGAACACCGCCGGGCGCTCCACACGCAGGCCGCCCAGTTCGTTGACGTCGAAAAAGCGCCGCCAGTTGATGTCATCCGCCGCCGTGCGCCAACTGGCGAGGCGATAGCTTTGACGTTCCAGCAACTGGTGCAGGCGCTGGAAACCGTCCGGCGTGAGCGAATCGTAGGCTTGCAGGTTCTGCTCGATGACGTGAAGCAGGGCCGGGTCGCTGGCCAGTTCGCGCAGCTCGTCTTTCAACGGTTTGGCCAGGCGGTGGGCGTCGGTCTGGTAACTCAAGGTGCTGAAACGGTCGGCCAGTGACTTTAATCGCTCGGTATCGTCCTTGAGCAATTCGCCGTAGTCCATCGGGCAAATCGGGAAGTGATGATCGTAGTGTTGGACGTAAAAAGCACCGTGCTGCGCATCGAAGCGCAAGGGCAGGGTGCCGTCCTGCAACGCCACGCCATAGTCGCTGTCGAGGAATGGCAGCAAGAGCTGACCCTCCATCAGCGGATCGGGCGAATGCCATTGGATGTCGAAAAATTCGCCGTACGGGCTCAAACGGCCCCATTCCAGCAAGTCCAGCCACCAGGGATTATCGCCGCCACCGACCGCCATGTGGTTGGAGACAATGTCGAGGATCAGTCCCATGTTCTGCTCACGCAACGCGCTGACCAAACGGCGCAACGCCGCTTCGCCGCCCAGTTCCGGGTTGACCGTGGTGGGGTCCACCACGTCATAGCCGTGCATGGAACCTGCGCGTGCGCTCAGCAGCGGCGAGGAGTAGACATGGCTGATACCAAGGCGGGCGAAATAGGGCACCAGCGGCACCGCATCGTCCAGCGTGAAGCCTTTATGAAACTGCAAACGCAGGGTCGCGCGTGGTTGATTCATCGGTCACGCTCGGCCGCCTGAAGCCGCGCGCAGGCAAGCAATTCCAGGCGTCGGGCCGCGTCCAGGTCATCGAGCAGGGCTTCGCTGGCACCGGGCAAGCGGCGCGACCAATTCGGATGGGTATCGATGGTGCCGGGCAGGTTGGCCTGCTGTTCGATGCCCAGGGCATCCTCCAGCGGCAACAACACCAGCGGCGCGCGGGTATGGCCGAGGAAGCGAATGGCTGCGTCGAGTATCTGATCGGTCTCATGGGACTCTTCGCGGAAATTCTGCGGGTCCTGGCTCAACGCGCGGCGCAGACCTTCACGCTCGCGTTCGCGGTGACGGCGCCACTCGATTTCACCCGTGGCGTCGACCAGGCCCAATCGGGCATTCCAGTCGATATCGTGGCCATGCCACCAGCCGTTGAGCGTCGGTAAATCGTGGGTGCTGGTGGTGGCCAGTGCGTTGTCCGGCCAGTCGAGGATCGGCTTGAAGTGTGTGTTGTCCTGCTCGAACAGCAACACGCGCATGCCGAGAA contains:
- a CDS encoding endonuclease/exonuclease/phosphatase family protein gives rise to the protein MTSDSKRQTVESTPLNTPPAIHRLRVLTVNTHKGFTALNRRFILPELREAVRSTSADLVFLQEVVGEHERHSSRLNNWPQTSQYEFLADSMWSDFAYGRNAVYPNGHHGNALLSKYPIREYRNLDVSITGPERRGLLHCLLDVPGHAEVHAICVHLSLLESHRQLQLQLLCQLLESLPDDAPVIIAGDFNDWQLQGNAALARHDYLHEAFERHHGRPAKTYPARFPLLRLDRIYLRNASSHEPRILGSKPWTHLSDHLPLAVEVRL
- a CDS encoding malto-oligosyltrehalose synthase gives rise to the protein MNQPRATLRLQFHKGFTLDDAVPLVPYFARLGISHVYSSPLLSARAGSMHGYDVVDPTTVNPELGGEAALRRLVSALREQNMGLILDIVSNHMAVGGGDNPWWLDLLEWGRLSPYGEFFDIQWHSPDPLMEGQLLLPFLDSDYGVALQDGTLPLRFDAQHGAFYVQHYDHHFPICPMDYGELLKDDTERLKSLADRFSTLSYQTDAHRLAKPLKDELRELASDPALLHVIEQNLQAYDSLTPDGFQRLHQLLERQSYRLASWRTAADDINWRRFFDVNELGGLRVERPAVFEATHAKIFELVAEGLIDGLRIDHIDGLADPRGYCRKLRRRIDSLAPGRHLPIYVEKILGEGETLHRDWSVDGTTGYEFMNQVSLLQHDPAGTQTLGELWNRFSERPADFRQEAHLARQQILNGSLAGDFESVAQALLQVARDDVMTRDLTLGAIRRALQELIVHFPVYRTYISPCGRSVEDDGFFQQAMDGARQNLSEADWPVLDCLARWLGGAPWRKRPVGRPRKMLKHACVRFQQLTSPAAAKAVEDTAFYRSAVLLSRNDVGFNTEQFSAPVADFHAACLNRLEEFPDNLLTTATHDHKRGEDTRARLAVLSERSAWFAEQVPLWQTLARPVRADDAMPSAGDELILYQAILGSWPLELRVDDRPALEDYVKRLWQWQQKALREAKLQSSWSAPNDAYERATQAFIERLLLSPEAELLRAALSKAVTSIAASGALNGLAQTLLRMTVPGIADLYQGNEYWDFSLVDPDNRRPVDYASRQHAMQRPPELPELLANWRDGRIKQTLIARTLNLRAQQAELFQRGTYQALEVVGCEAHRVLAFARSYNQKQAIVIVPIRCAGLLKNSAEPHIGAPQWGDTRVKLPFTTPAENLKGLFSSVAVTEHKELMIGAALGDFPVNLFIQNFEFSSGA
- a CDS encoding DUF2934 domain-containing protein, with the translated sequence MSTDDKRIREFAYQIWESEGKPEGHEARHWEMARKLAEAEALAPSKSPKAAGSKAAGTKPAVSKTANGKAGEPKTKAKAKPAAAAKVIPPGEKSTEKKPRAARKPPAV
- the glgX gene encoding glycogen debranching protein GlgX, with protein sequence MTSPKKAAPEPQAEASRIREGLPFPLGATWDGLGVNFALFSANATRVELCIFDDAGEVELERIELPEYTDEIYHGYLPDAHPGLIYGYRVYGPYDPANGHRFNHNKLLIDPYAKQLVGQLKWSEALFGYTIGHPDADLSFDERDSAPFVPKCKVIDPAHTWGHDHRVSVPWDKTIIYETHVRGFSMRHPSVPESVRGTFAGLMVDDMLEHIRKLGVSTVELLPIHAFVNDQHLLHKGMTNYWGYNSIAFFAPDPRYLASGKIAEFKEMVAHLHEANLEVILDVVYNHTAEGNEQGPTLSMRGIDNASYYRLMPDDKRFYINDSGTGNTLDLSHPCVLQMVTDSLRYWASEMHVDGFRFDLATILGRYHDGFDERHSFLVACRQDPVLRQVKMIAEPWDIGPGGYQVGRFPPGWVEWNDKFRDTVRAFWKGDDGQLADFASRMTASGEMFNQRGRRPYASVNFVTAHDGFTLNDLVSYNEKHNEANDENNQDGSNNNLSWNHGVEGPTDDPEINALRQRQMRNFFATLLLSQGTPMLVAGDEFARTQDGNNNAYCQDSEIGWVNWDLSEDGKALLKFVKRLIKLRLAYPILRRGRFLVGNYNEDIGVKDVTWLAPDGSEMSTEQWEESHGKCLGMLLDGRAQETGIRRKGGDATLLLVVNAHHDIVNFTLPQVPDGRFWTCMVDTNQPSIRGQERFEFGHEYSVTGRSLLLFELQREEEE
- a CDS encoding PIG-L deacetylase family protein yields the protein MKSVSISDSSLTAQIWNNAPQLDNIPVINTQTLVPPGARAVVIAPHPGDEVVTCGGLLQLLSALGHPLQLISITDGSASHPGSQQWSEKRLSVFRPQESVEALRRLGLPMHSLKWIRGGFTDNALAERELQLTQFIARYLRPGDVVFSTWSEDGNVDHDVVGRASAKAAASVGAAFNEVPVWAWHWPTRDRGLIPWHRARKVRLDTWTVARKSHATHAYASQLDGEPAIGIAPLLPRVLLERMRLPYEIVFV